Proteins encoded in a region of the Veillonella parvula genome:
- a CDS encoding deoxyribonuclease IV encodes MFVIGSHLSISKGYLHMGKEATKIGGNTFQYFTRNPRGGSMRALDVEDMNNLSIYMKEHNFGTLLAHAPYTYNPCAAKEDLRAFAKQSMMEDLERMEYLPGQMYNFHPGSHVKQGVDQGIEYIVECLNEILFPGMKTTVLLEVMAGKGTEIGSRFEEIARIIDGVKLKEYMGVCVDTCHIHEGGYDIVHNLDGVIDEFDRIVGLDRLKAIHLNDSKNPMGAHKDRHEKIGEGHIGIDAIARVVTHPKLTNLPFYLETPNELDGYAKEIAMLRSIVENK; translated from the coding sequence ATGTTTGTAATAGGCAGTCACTTATCAATTAGCAAAGGTTATTTACATATGGGCAAGGAAGCGACTAAAATTGGGGGCAATACGTTCCAATACTTTACGCGCAACCCTCGCGGTGGTAGCATGCGAGCTCTCGATGTTGAGGATATGAATAACCTTAGTATATATATGAAAGAACACAACTTTGGTACCTTGTTGGCCCATGCACCGTATACTTATAACCCATGTGCCGCCAAAGAGGATTTACGCGCTTTTGCGAAGCAATCTATGATGGAAGATTTAGAGCGTATGGAATATTTGCCAGGTCAAATGTATAACTTTCACCCTGGTAGCCATGTGAAGCAAGGCGTAGATCAAGGTATTGAGTACATTGTAGAGTGCTTGAATGAAATCTTATTCCCAGGTATGAAGACAACAGTCCTCTTGGAAGTAATGGCTGGTAAGGGTACAGAAATTGGCTCTCGTTTTGAAGAAATTGCACGCATCATCGATGGCGTAAAACTAAAAGAGTACATGGGTGTGTGTGTTGATACTTGCCATATTCACGAAGGGGGTTATGATATCGTACATAATCTCGATGGCGTTATTGACGAGTTCGATCGAATTGTAGGTCTTGATCGTTTGAAAGCCATTCATTTGAATGACTCTAAAAATCCTATGGGTGCTCATAAAGATCGTCATGAAAAAATTGGGGAAGGACATATTGGTATCGATGCTATTGCTCGCGTTGTAACACATCCTAAATTGACGAACTTGCCATTCTATTTGGAAACACCAAATGAATTGGACGGTTACGCAAAGGAAATTGCTATGCTACGTTCTATCGTAGAGAATAAATAA
- a CDS encoding DEAD/DEAH box helicase: protein MLEKFEQLMISEPVLRALNDMGFEEPTPIQQEAIPVAMSGKDMIGQAQTGTGKTAAFGLPVLERVDGNERHVQVVILSPTRELAIQVAEELNKMAQYTNITALPIYGGQDINRQFRALKKNPQIIVATPGRLMDHMDRGSIKFDHVKVVVLDEADEMLNMGFVDDINKILGAIPEDHQTLLFSATMPKAIQQLAETYLTEPTLIRMKPTQVTMDLIEQYYIEVQDRQKFDVLCRLFDIQTPELAIIFTRTKRRVDEVTEGLKKRGYMAEGIHGDLSQQKRDSVIRQFREGTIDILVATDVAARGLDISGVSHVYNYDMPQDPESYTHRVGRTGRAGKAGQAFTFVIPREMEHLHAIERLTKRKIARRRAPSLGEVLEGQQRLAIESLVEMTDNLEALAPFKSSAEELLNDTDSVTLLAAALKLLTKEPDTTPVNITEEKPLRVRRRRESGRSDRRRRDGNRRRDDRPRRSRDDRRSDRRNDRKGDRRRDDRKSDRPRGEKKTRHQSEGFKPYFKD from the coding sequence ATGTTAGAAAAATTTGAACAATTAATGATTAGCGAACCTGTTCTAAGAGCGTTAAACGATATGGGCTTTGAAGAGCCTACGCCAATTCAACAGGAAGCTATCCCAGTTGCCATGAGCGGTAAGGACATGATCGGTCAAGCTCAAACAGGTACTGGTAAGACAGCAGCATTTGGCTTGCCTGTATTGGAACGCGTAGACGGGAATGAGCGTCACGTTCAAGTAGTTATTTTATCCCCTACACGAGAATTAGCTATTCAAGTAGCTGAAGAGCTTAACAAAATGGCTCAGTACACGAATATCACAGCACTACCAATCTACGGTGGTCAAGATATTAATCGTCAGTTCCGTGCCTTGAAAAAGAACCCTCAAATCATCGTTGCCACTCCTGGCCGATTGATGGATCATATGGATCGTGGTTCTATTAAATTTGACCATGTGAAAGTTGTGGTATTGGACGAAGCCGACGAAATGTTAAATATGGGCTTTGTTGATGATATCAATAAAATCTTGGGTGCTATCCCAGAAGACCATCAAACATTGTTGTTCTCTGCTACGATGCCTAAAGCTATCCAACAATTAGCTGAAACATATTTGACAGAGCCAACATTGATCCGCATGAAACCGACTCAAGTTACGATGGACTTGATCGAACAATACTATATCGAAGTGCAAGACCGTCAAAAATTCGATGTTCTTTGTCGTTTGTTTGATATCCAAACACCTGAACTTGCTATTATTTTCACGCGTACGAAACGTCGTGTTGATGAAGTGACAGAAGGTCTTAAGAAACGTGGTTACATGGCGGAAGGCATCCATGGCGACTTGTCTCAACAAAAACGGGACAGCGTAATTCGCCAATTCCGCGAAGGTACCATTGATATTCTCGTGGCTACAGATGTGGCAGCTCGTGGTCTTGATATTTCTGGCGTGTCTCACGTATATAATTATGATATGCCTCAAGATCCTGAAAGCTACACACACCGCGTAGGTCGTACAGGTCGTGCCGGTAAAGCAGGTCAAGCTTTCACGTTCGTTATCCCTCGTGAAATGGAGCATTTACATGCTATCGAACGTTTAACAAAACGTAAAATTGCACGTCGTCGTGCACCTTCATTAGGTGAAGTTCTTGAAGGTCAACAACGTTTGGCAATTGAAAGCCTCGTTGAAATGACAGATAATTTAGAAGCATTGGCGCCTTTCAAATCTAGTGCTGAGGAATTGTTGAATGATACAGATTCCGTAACACTTTTGGCGGCAGCTCTTAAATTGTTAACAAAAGAACCAGATACTACTCCTGTAAATATTACAGAAGAAAAACCATTGCGCGTACGCCGTCGTCGTGAAAGTGGTCGTAGTGATCGTCGCCGTCGTGATGGTAATCGTCGTCGAGATGACCGCCCACGTCGCAGTCGCGATGATCGTAGAAGTGATCGTCGCAATGACCGTAAAGGTGACCGTCGCAGAGATGATCGTAAATCTGATCGTCCGCGTGGAGAGAAAAAAACTCGCCATCAAAGTGAAGGTTTTAAGCCTTACTTTAAAGACTAA
- a CDS encoding exonuclease SbcCD subunit D has protein sequence MRFLHTADWHLGRIFYGQYLTEDQAHVLEHQFFNILKDENIDGILLAGDIFDRAVPPIEAIELWDSIITRLAMDYKVPLFVVSGNHDGAERLEVGRSMLSQSGIHIWGSPHHALKPFEFEGTDGKVAICPMPFSEPRRIGEALFADVESTNTETTNIEIADIVTPCYEQNCESALNLHNYDQMYQAWSNYLYKQVPKGMRSIVISHAFVMGGEVGGSERTLSVGGSEQVNPQVFKDFHYTALGHLHGPQRMGADHIRYSGSPLKYSFDEHMQKKSFTIIDMDTKGNVDINTIPVEAKRDVVILEGYFEDLLNDKALQAKHRDDYVQARLLDTMPIMDGMAKLRQVYHRCMTIDLVGRVAGPIADMGEAIFKELNERDLFNQFAETVWKEPLTEKEQQYINSVWDRILKED, from the coding sequence ATGCGTTTTTTACATACTGCTGATTGGCATTTAGGGCGTATTTTTTATGGCCAGTACTTAACAGAGGACCAAGCTCATGTGTTGGAACATCAGTTTTTTAATATTTTGAAAGATGAAAACATCGATGGCATATTGCTTGCAGGGGATATTTTTGATAGAGCGGTGCCACCCATTGAAGCTATCGAATTGTGGGACTCCATCATCACTCGTCTCGCTATGGACTACAAGGTGCCTCTCTTTGTGGTGAGCGGTAATCACGATGGGGCAGAACGTCTTGAAGTGGGACGCTCTATGTTGAGTCAATCGGGTATCCATATTTGGGGCTCTCCTCATCACGCGTTGAAGCCTTTTGAATTTGAAGGGACAGATGGCAAGGTGGCTATTTGTCCTATGCCTTTTAGTGAGCCCCGACGCATAGGGGAGGCTTTATTTGCTGATGTAGAGTCTACTAATACAGAAACTACCAATATTGAAATTGCTGACATAGTAACACCGTGTTATGAACAAAATTGCGAAAGCGCTTTGAATCTGCACAATTATGACCAAATGTATCAGGCTTGGAGTAATTACTTGTATAAACAAGTGCCTAAGGGGATGCGCAGTATCGTCATTAGCCATGCCTTTGTTATGGGCGGTGAAGTAGGGGGCTCAGAGCGTACCTTGTCTGTAGGTGGTAGTGAACAGGTAAATCCTCAAGTCTTTAAAGACTTTCACTATACTGCCTTGGGACATTTGCATGGGCCTCAGCGAATGGGAGCTGATCATATTCGCTATAGTGGATCCCCATTAAAATATTCCTTTGATGAACATATGCAGAAGAAGTCTTTTACCATCATTGATATGGATACAAAGGGGAACGTAGATATTAACACGATTCCTGTAGAGGCGAAGCGAGACGTAGTCATTTTGGAAGGATATTTTGAAGACCTGTTAAATGATAAAGCATTGCAGGCTAAACATAGGGATGATTATGTACAAGCCCGTTTACTTGATACGATGCCGATTATGGATGGAATGGCTAAACTGCGCCAGGTATATCATCGTTGTATGACCATTGATCTAGTTGGTCGCGTGGCAGGGCCTATAGCAGATATGGGTGAGGCAATTTTCAAAGAATTAAATGAACGGGATCTATTTAATCAGTTTGCAGAAACTGTGTGGAAGGAACCTTTAACAGAGAAAGAACAGCAATATATCAACTCTGTATGGGACCGAATTCTTAAGGAGGACTAA
- a CDS encoding dihydrofolate reductase gives MLALIVAVAHNRVIGKDNTLIWHLPNDLKFFKEKTTGHVIIMGRKTFESLPFLLPNREHWVITRDKGFDAPEGVKIFHNPEAAAEAARALDAAYVIGGAQVYEAFLPYVDTMYITEVDHEFDGDAFFPEFSEDAFTIESVVDGIVDEKNQYPHRFVTYRRKAAK, from the coding sequence ATGTTAGCATTAATCGTAGCCGTAGCACATAATCGTGTAATCGGTAAAGATAATACTTTGATTTGGCATTTGCCAAATGATTTGAAATTCTTTAAGGAAAAAACAACAGGACATGTTATTATCATGGGCCGTAAGACCTTTGAAAGCTTACCGTTCTTGTTGCCAAATCGTGAGCATTGGGTAATTACTCGTGATAAAGGCTTTGATGCACCAGAAGGTGTTAAGATTTTCCATAACCCTGAGGCGGCTGCTGAAGCCGCACGTGCGCTTGATGCGGCCTACGTTATTGGTGGCGCTCAAGTATACGAAGCTTTTCTACCTTATGTAGATACTATGTATATCACTGAAGTAGACCATGAATTTGATGGAGATGCATTTTTCCCTGAATTCTCAGAGGATGCTTTCACCATCGAATCCGTTGTAGACGGCATTGTGGATGAAAAGAATCAATATCCTCATCGTTTTGTAACCTATCGCAGAAAGGCAGCTAAATGA
- a CDS encoding aldehyde dehydrogenase family protein, translating to MSLNLKERYGLLINNEWVKASDGAEFNVYNPANGEQLAICAEATNDDVDKAVEAATEAFKTWKKVSQVERADYLLKIADAIDAHKENLAQVETYDNGKPIRETLNVDIPLGADHFRYFAGVLRSEEGSAQVFDENTLSLIVREPIGVVGQVVPWNFPFLMAAWKLAPALAAGCTVVIKPSSHTSLSLLELGDILKEILPPGVVNIVTGKGSKSGQYILDHPGFSKLAFTGSTEVGLDVYKAASERLIPATLELGGKSANIFFDDANWKQALDGAMLGILFNQGQVCCAGSRIFVQDTIYDKFVAELAALFDKVKVGLPWEKSTQLGSLIYEDQVNKVLSYVDLAKEEGARIVAGGVRVTDGELGKGCFVRPTLIVDATNDMRVAREEIFGPVAVVIKFHSEEEVIEQANDSLYGLGGGVFTQNINRAIRVARGIETGRMWVNTYNSIPAGAPFGGYKQSGIGRETHKVILEHYTQMKNIIVNLSDKPSGFYDLD from the coding sequence ATGAGCTTGAACCTTAAAGAAAGATATGGACTTTTAATTAATAATGAATGGGTAAAGGCATCTGACGGTGCTGAATTTAATGTATATAACCCTGCTAATGGCGAACAACTCGCTATCTGTGCAGAGGCGACGAATGATGATGTTGATAAAGCTGTAGAGGCTGCAACAGAAGCTTTCAAAACATGGAAAAAAGTATCTCAAGTAGAACGTGCCGATTATTTGTTAAAAATTGCGGATGCTATCGATGCGCATAAAGAAAATTTGGCGCAAGTTGAAACATACGACAATGGTAAACCTATCCGCGAAACATTGAATGTGGATATTCCACTTGGGGCTGACCATTTCCGTTATTTTGCAGGCGTGCTTCGTTCCGAAGAAGGCTCTGCACAAGTATTTGATGAAAATACATTGAGCCTTATTGTGCGCGAACCAATTGGCGTTGTAGGCCAAGTTGTACCTTGGAACTTCCCATTCCTAATGGCCGCTTGGAAATTGGCTCCAGCTCTTGCAGCAGGATGTACAGTTGTTATTAAACCTTCTAGCCACACATCTCTTAGCTTATTAGAACTTGGTGATATTTTAAAAGAAATCTTGCCGCCAGGTGTTGTAAACATCGTAACTGGTAAAGGTTCTAAATCTGGTCAATATATCCTTGATCATCCTGGTTTTAGCAAACTTGCTTTCACAGGCTCTACAGAGGTAGGTCTAGATGTATATAAAGCAGCATCTGAACGCTTGATTCCTGCCACATTGGAATTAGGTGGTAAATCTGCGAATATCTTCTTTGACGATGCGAACTGGAAACAGGCTCTTGATGGGGCAATGCTTGGTATCCTCTTCAACCAAGGTCAAGTATGCTGCGCAGGTTCCCGTATCTTTGTACAAGATACAATTTATGATAAATTCGTAGCTGAACTTGCCGCACTATTCGATAAGGTAAAAGTCGGTTTGCCTTGGGAAAAATCTACACAACTTGGTTCCTTAATTTACGAAGATCAAGTGAACAAAGTACTTAGCTATGTAGACCTTGCAAAAGAAGAAGGTGCTCGCATTGTAGCCGGTGGTGTACGTGTTACTGATGGCGAACTTGGTAAAGGTTGCTTTGTAAGACCTACACTTATTGTAGATGCTACAAATGATATGCGTGTAGCTCGCGAAGAAATCTTCGGCCCTGTAGCAGTTGTCATCAAATTCCACAGCGAAGAAGAAGTTATTGAACAAGCTAATGACAGCTTATACGGCCTTGGTGGTGGCGTATTTACTCAAAACATCAACCGTGCTATCCGCGTAGCTCGCGGTATCGAAACAGGTCGTATGTGGGTAAATACATATAACTCTATCCCTGCAGGCGCTCCATTTGGCGGTTACAAACAATCCGGTATCGGACGTGAAACTCATAAAGTTATCCTTGAGCACTACACTCAAATGAAAAACATCATCGTAAACTTGAGCGATAAACCATCTGGTTTCTACGATTTAGATTAA
- a CDS encoding Tex family protein, protein MSERMFAIIGSELNVKPKQVQAAVELLDEGNTVPFIARYRKEVTGELQDEQLRTIEERIKYLRNLETRRQEIIASITEQEKMTDELMKSLEAATKLQELEDLYLPYRPKKRTRAMIARERGLEPLADMIINDTVTSGDPLEIAKEYITEEVPTPEDAIQGASDIVAEIVSDSADFRAYLRKKMWNEGFIQAELSGEEEEQQQFLQYAEYAEPVRQMPSHRILAVNRGEKLGALKLALTVPGDTYVAYMLQKLEKNPKSIFVEYKAAAVADAYKRLIFPALEREIRNELTEKADEQAIKVFGVNLKNLLLQPPLAGHVIMGLDPGYRTGCKMAIIDQQGNVLDYGAYYLTNSEKLRKEAQKVLADKIRKFKVTLLSIGNGTASYETEQFASTMIEEEQLDCHYIITNEAGASVYSASKLAIDELPDLDVTIRGAVSIARRVQDPLAESVKIDPKSIGVGQYQHDVNQKQLTHTLDQVVETVVNHVGVELNTASPAILQHVAGISSAVAKNIVAYRQENGVFKSRKELLKVPRLGPAAFTQCAGFLRLQHGKNPLDNTSVHPESYELAERIIGELGFTLKDLQDKSQLEALQVKLPLVDADKMAAKLDAGVPTVRDILAALAKPGRDPREDLPAPLTRKHVVSLEDIKVGTVVKGTVHNVVDFGAFVDFGLKTNGLLHRSELCNSRQHPSDVLAVGDIIEAQIISVDVKRNRIGLSVKALQPEKPKNNDNNHNRNNNGQRRNNDNRNNNRNNGGRQNDNHHNGSLNNGNRRN, encoded by the coding sequence ATGAGTGAAAGAATGTTTGCCATTATCGGCAGTGAATTAAATGTTAAGCCAAAGCAGGTGCAAGCTGCCGTAGAATTGTTGGACGAAGGCAATACAGTACCATTTATTGCACGGTATCGTAAAGAGGTAACGGGCGAATTGCAAGATGAGCAATTGCGCACCATCGAAGAACGCATTAAATACTTGCGCAACTTAGAAACACGTCGCCAAGAAATCATTGCTTCTATTACAGAGCAAGAAAAGATGACAGACGAGTTGATGAAGTCTTTGGAAGCTGCTACAAAGCTACAAGAGTTAGAGGATTTGTATTTACCGTACCGTCCAAAGAAACGTACGCGTGCTATGATTGCCCGTGAACGTGGATTAGAGCCATTGGCTGATATGATTATCAACGATACGGTTACCTCTGGAGATCCGTTAGAGATTGCAAAAGAATACATAACAGAAGAGGTTCCTACGCCAGAGGATGCCATACAAGGCGCTTCTGATATAGTAGCGGAAATCGTCAGTGATAGTGCAGACTTCCGGGCGTACTTGCGTAAGAAGATGTGGAATGAAGGCTTTATTCAAGCTGAATTGAGCGGTGAAGAGGAAGAACAACAACAATTCTTGCAATACGCTGAATATGCTGAGCCTGTACGTCAAATGCCGTCCCATCGTATTTTGGCGGTTAATCGCGGCGAAAAATTAGGTGCTTTGAAATTGGCGCTCACCGTACCAGGTGACACCTATGTTGCTTATATGTTACAAAAGTTAGAGAAAAATCCGAAGTCAATCTTCGTAGAGTATAAAGCGGCTGCTGTAGCTGATGCGTACAAACGTCTTATTTTCCCAGCTTTAGAGCGTGAAATCCGCAATGAATTGACGGAAAAAGCCGATGAGCAAGCTATCAAGGTGTTTGGTGTAAATCTCAAAAATCTATTGTTACAACCACCATTGGCCGGACATGTTATCATGGGCCTTGACCCTGGTTACCGTACTGGCTGTAAAATGGCGATTATCGATCAACAAGGCAATGTGCTCGATTACGGTGCGTACTATTTAACAAATAGTGAAAAGCTTCGCAAGGAAGCTCAAAAGGTATTGGCTGATAAAATCCGTAAGTTTAAGGTTACTCTTTTATCTATCGGTAATGGTACTGCATCCTATGAAACAGAGCAATTTGCGTCTACTATGATTGAAGAGGAACAATTAGATTGCCACTATATCATTACTAATGAAGCGGGCGCATCTGTGTACTCAGCATCTAAATTGGCTATCGATGAGTTACCAGATTTAGACGTTACCATTCGAGGTGCCGTATCTATTGCACGCCGTGTACAAGATCCATTGGCTGAATCTGTTAAAATCGATCCTAAATCTATCGGCGTAGGTCAATATCAACATGATGTAAATCAAAAACAATTGACACATACCTTAGACCAAGTAGTTGAAACTGTAGTAAACCACGTTGGGGTAGAGCTAAATACTGCATCTCCAGCTATCTTGCAACATGTTGCAGGCATTTCTAGTGCGGTGGCTAAAAATATTGTTGCATACCGTCAAGAGAATGGTGTGTTTAAAAGCCGTAAGGAATTGCTAAAAGTACCTCGTTTAGGCCCTGCAGCCTTTACACAATGTGCTGGTTTCTTGCGCTTACAACACGGTAAAAATCCACTGGATAATACATCCGTCCATCCAGAGTCTTATGAATTGGCAGAGCGCATCATTGGTGAATTAGGCTTTACCTTAAAAGACTTACAAGATAAATCTCAATTAGAAGCATTGCAAGTAAAATTACCTCTTGTGGATGCCGATAAAATGGCTGCCAAGCTTGATGCGGGCGTGCCGACTGTTCGGGATATCTTGGCGGCTCTTGCAAAACCAGGTCGTGATCCTCGGGAAGATTTACCGGCTCCGCTTACTAGAAAACACGTAGTGAGCCTTGAAGATATCAAGGTCGGTACCGTTGTAAAAGGTACTGTTCATAACGTAGTTGATTTCGGAGCTTTTGTAGACTTTGGGCTTAAAACGAATGGTTTATTACACCGCAGCGAGCTTTGCAATAGCCGTCAACATCCATCAGATGTGCTTGCTGTAGGTGATATTATCGAAGCTCAAATCATTTCTGTTGACGTAAAGCGCAATCGCATCGGTCTGTCTGTAAAAGCATTACAACCAGAAAAACCAAAGAATAACGATAATAACCATAATAGAAATAATAATGGTCAACGTCGAAATAATGATAACCGAAATAACAACCGTAATAATGGCGGACGTCAAAATGATAATCACCATAATGGCTCTCTTAATAATGGGAATCGTCGAAACTGA
- the tnpA gene encoding IS200/IS605 family transposase gives MNDVKSLSHSKWRCKYHIVFAPKYRRQIIYGRIKADVGKILRDLCKRKNVEIIEAECCPDHIHMLVTIPPHLSVSSFMGYLKSKSSLMIFDKHANLKYKYGNRHFWCRGYYVDTVGRYEGAIKEYIRNQLQEDIAQDTLNFKEYTDPFTGEPVK, from the coding sequence ATGAATGACGTAAAAAGCTTATCACATAGTAAATGGAGATGTAAATATCATATTGTTTTTGCTCCAAAGTATAGAAGGCAAATAATTTATGGTCGGATAAAAGCTGATGTAGGTAAAATTCTAAGAGATTTATGTAAGAGAAAAAATGTAGAAATTATCGAGGCAGAATGCTGTCCGGATCATATACATATGCTAGTAACAATTCCACCACATTTAAGCGTATCAAGTTTTATGGGATATTTAAAAAGCAAAAGTAGCCTCATGATATTCGATAAACACGCAAATTTAAAATATAAGTATGGAAATAGACATTTTTGGTGTAGAGGATATTATGTGGATACGGTGGGAAGATATGAAGGAGCGATAAAAGAGTATATTCGCAATCAGTTACAAGAAGATATAGCACAAGATACATTAAACTTTAAAGAATATACCGACCCGTTTACGGGTGAGCCGGTAAAATAG
- a CDS encoding Fur family transcriptional regulator, which produces MDIAQILRSQGFKVTPQRIAIYDALRGHHDHPTAEMLYHTLRPEHPSMSLATVYKTMEIFEKIGLVKILEVGDERAHYDWDTQAHSHIRCIRCNKVEDMMGIDLKAIKTIADQGSEYQITGQHITFEGVCPECAKKESH; this is translated from the coding sequence ATGGATATCGCACAAATTTTGCGTAGTCAGGGGTTTAAAGTAACCCCACAACGTATTGCGATTTATGATGCTTTGCGTGGTCATCATGATCATCCAACAGCAGAGATGTTGTATCATACGTTGCGCCCAGAACATCCAAGCATGAGCTTGGCTACAGTGTATAAGACGATGGAGATTTTTGAAAAAATCGGTCTTGTTAAAATTCTAGAAGTTGGTGATGAGCGCGCTCATTACGATTGGGACACACAAGCTCATTCCCATATCCGTTGCATTCGTTGTAATAAGGTAGAGGACATGATGGGCATTGATTTGAAAGCTATCAAAACGATTGCTGATCAAGGTAGTGAATATCAAATCACAGGTCAACATATTACCTTCGAAGGTGTTTGCCCTGAGTGTGCAAAAAAAGAAAGTCATTAA